acaaacataataatataagttttaaggctaatatattacaaattaaatacatctatgttttgtatgaggtgaaaaagttgtaaaatagtatgtgtatcaaagaTGTTtataagataatgtacattaaacatatttggttaatgtaaatgaaattcataaatcatttaaatattatatattatacaaatattaataatttagacatgaatggtcaaataaaatattactacAAGTTTATTTTTtgatataatttcaaaagcacttgtgataaccttttgtttcaataaaataaataaaataaattaaaagagaaatttcacttctcttttgaatctctcgtttgaatttcgacgaaatttcatttcaaagttaaaatttagacaaatttcactaaaatttctaagttttgataaatttcagatgattcgttgagatttcgacggaaattatgcaagacggaaatcgactgccattttgattttgagggtaacggaaattggaaattttgacaatttcgtggaaatttaagaccatggttccAACTTGCCAATCGCTGGTGCCTTCAGCAAGTTAGAATCATGTTTACCTCCTGGATTCTTCCTTGAACTAGATTTTTCCTTCTCCACCTACCCTAGGCCCACAGATCCAGCCCACTTAGAATTTTTTGGGCTTGCTGGGAAAACAGGCTTCAAAACAAGACGTCCTGGCCCACAGCGAGTGACGTAAAGCTGTTTGTTCACTTTCACAATTTTCAGCCTTCTATCGAACCAATTATTTTAGGTGGAGTGCTATCACCTTTCTCCCCTAATTTTctctttccaaaatcagaatCTTACCTTTTGCAGTTGTCTGGCAGGATTCGCTGGAATAATTCCTTATCAGCTCATTCTTAGCTTTATTCTTTATGACCTGAGCATAACTTAGCTCATTGGGTAATCCCTTCAGTGTCCTGGCCATTCCTTTTCGCTGCTCTATATCCGGTTGAACTGCACTGTCTACAAGCCATGCCCAGGAATTTTCTGTGGTTCCTTTTCTAGCATTCTTCATCCCATTTCAACGATCTGCAAAAACTCCACCAAACTGAGGCTTCCCTGCCGTCTGGAATTATCAGGGAAAATCTTCCCCCCTGAGTACAATAATTTCTCAATTCTTATCATTCTTCTGAATTTGTTTGACATAAAACGGATGATCAGCAAACCTCCTGGGAATTTCATCTTCTTAATCCAAGTGAATTTAGCATTCTGCCCCCAGAACTCTGACATCTGTTCCTGGAACCAGCATACCTCTTTATTAAGCAAAACACAGCAAGATGTCTTCTTTCCTGCCTTCTTCAAGATTTGAAGGGCTCCCAAAGCCGGAATCTGTTAAAAAAAGAATAGCTTTTCTATCTATTGAGATGGATTTTGGCATCATGGGTCTCCCATGCTTGCTTGTACCTTCTATTGGAAATATAATAGAAGGgaaaatatttactaataaaattaatattaaataaaaatataaatactcATCCGAAATTGAGGTGTGGAAGGACCACTGTCCTTAAAGCCAAATTTGCATCTACGGAAACATTTCTTGATGCATATAGTCACTGCATGCATAACCTTTAGGATTACTCAGCTGGCTCGGTTGTGTGCACTCACAAATACTAGAGCTATAGGAGATGTGGTATCATTTAGTTACTCAATAGAATATAAATCTCAATAAAGAGTAGAAGATAAAGttatttcaaagaagaaaacCCGTATCCTGGAAAGAAGCTGGATCACCATTTATATAGGTAAGTATAACTTCTAGCATCATAAATATGAAACCGTTAAAGTAGTAGTTAATATTCCAAAAAgttaaaactaaaattttaaatttaacgtATATTAGTTAACTAAAACCAATGactgttatataatatttattaaacagatatttttttttttaatttgaaacataCAACATTAGTACGGTAATACCAATTCCTTCTTTCTCAACCCTTGGACGCTTAAGGAGTTCAAATAAGCAGAAGAAAGCGCTAGAACAGATTACCAGAAGCTGGAACTTAAGTCCTGCTTTCAGCAAAATAGGGCTGCTTCGAAAGGGAGAGCTTCTATTCTGATATGCGGTGAGGGAAAGGAGTTGCAGTGGGGCAGTAGTTGTCGTTGTGAGAGGGAACAAGTCGCGAACAGAGGGGTACATTGACTACAGCTGATCTGCTGCGAAGAAGAAGAGTCATGATGGTGTATGGGTCATTGTCACAAAAGAGAACAAGTTGTGAGAATCGCAATGGTGGGACAAAGGCTGTTCTGAAGGCTTCGGTTCTAGTGTTGATGAGACAGAAGTGTTCGGCAACTTGATGCTGGGAGGAAGGGTTGCCGGGACTAGGGTTTTTCATCATTCGAGACGCTGGAACTTGGGTTCGTCATCATTCGATCAATGACGTAAAATAATTAGAAAACCATAAATACTTACATGGCATCCTCTCTTATGTGAAAATATTTTATCTGTAAATTAACaagtaattaaaaaaatcaaGATAAGGTGTGGTAATGGTCAGAAAGAAGTGAAtatagtaaggaagaaataaaaaaaattaaatccatAGGAAAATATGGGCATTCCTCTCCGGCTAAAGTACTCAAAGCAGCAAATATTGTGCACACACCCTTGTCAAATTCTTGGATTCTTTTGCCTCCCAAAGCTCTATAACCAATCAGCAAAAACGCCTCTAAAGAATGAGGACAAACCCGACTGAGTCCAAACAAACCAAGAAGTTTGTTCCATGAACACCATGCCACAGAGCAatgaagaaagtgatgagcatgatccTCACTACTGACATGATGCACATCAGGAGAGAGTCATATAATTTACGGCAGATTGTTGGGCCAACTCTATTAAGAAGGCCCCACCCAAAGTCCTTTACCTCTGATAAACTGCAAACAAatggcaagaagaaaagaatgataaaatcagTTTAGATGAGAATAAGAGGTTTTTGCAAGAAAAAAATGCAGGAGTATCCTAACACCAAATCCTAACATCTTCATGATAAGAATATAGATTCCATCAAACTAAGGGATTTTATTCTGATTTGATAATCACTGTATTTCATTCAACTGAAAACACGTAAAGTTTTGGAATTAAAATGTTCTTTGGTCTGCCATGTTGACAGTGAACagaataaataatattttaatgatCTCATAGAAATTTCCTTGCACTGTGGGCCACATACTCCCACTCACACCCcctttttattcatttatttatttttgtcccCTCCAATGAGTGAAAAATGACTGCTTACCTCATGTTTCCAGGCATATATAGAATAACATGTGTTGCACCTGCAACACTTCATGCATATGATCTTGCATAATTGtattgatatatatttatataggtCTGTGTGTTTGTTTGAGAGAGACATGGAGAGTGCTTACTGTTCTTGCTTGCTCTAATGGTTTCTAGTGACACTTACAAAGAATTTGTTGGCTGATTGGTTTCTTAGACGTCCCTGGAATTATGGAAGAGAATGTGGGGAACTGTCCTGTCTGTCGTAAGGTTTTTGTAACCAAGGATATTGAACATGTGCTTGAGTTGGTTGGTACTTGTGCCTCCAAAATGGTATGGTCTTCAAACTCATGACTCTAATTATTGATCTAGCATATTTGTTTATGTTTGCTTGTTTGACCTCTACTGCACAAACTTCATCCTCAAAGCAtctaaattgaaaaatataattttggtTAGCTTTGTGATTTATGCTTGTCATGCAAACCAAGTTTGCTTAGTTGTATACCTTTTGTTAAGTTCTAGATATCTCATAATtcagaatttgttcttgttttgtgaaGTGAAACTAACAATtgctttgttgttgttgtttttatttagagttcCTCAGGAAATGAAGTCAGTGATGATGAGAAGCTCCTTCAGTCTGATTCTGAGGTTTTCAGAAGACACAAATTTGAGACCATATTAAGATTACAGCAAGAAAACAGTGGCTTGATTGAACCAAAGAGAAATGAAGTCCTAAGGCCAGGTATGTTTCTTCCAGAGTCAAATACAGTACCTGTTACCACGTTGACTGGAGAGAATCATGAGCAGCAACACAGAGGCCCAACAGTTAGCTCAGAAACAAATTTGCATGGTTCCTCACATATGGCTGGCACCAGTGAGCATAGGAACTCAGGCGCTAGAAAGCATAGAGCGCGATATTCAAGAAAACCAGCTAGACAGTGGATCAGGAAACAAAATGGTACAGAAGATTAAGCCTGATAAACTGCTGGTTGGAGTTTTTGATACCAAGTAGTTTATTTTTGAATGAAAATGCTGTCCAAATGGAAaatatcaaaaagaaaagaaaagcataaTTTTACGTGTTTCTATTCTGAGTTTGCTTTGTAGTTGTCGGGATTTGGCTTATGCAGGGGATATTTGATGCCCCTCTGCTGTGAATAATATGTAAAGCCATTGGGTATTCAGGTATAATATTCAAAGTTCCAATCAAAACATGGTCTTTCTATCTACTCTCCCGGGTACTATTTGCAACTGTAATTAACTGCTGCAAACTATACCCGGTTGGTAATTACTTTGTGATGCATAGCGTCTGATAAACACGTTGAACAATAAAATGTGACGTAAGGGGAAGAAAACTGATAAAATATTGATATTACTTTTTCAATTTAGTAGCACAGGTTTTTGTTCAAGTTTTGGTTTCCATTTAACAGCACCAGTTGAGCATTCTGTGATGACATGATACTGCTGGCGTTTAGATGGGTCTTTTGCTGAAATATGTTTGGACTATATGCTGTCAATGCTTTGGATGCTTTGAAAATGTCGTGATGATTGATAGTTGAGTTTCATTGTCTTGACACTGCTATTCAAAGTAGTTTTGATCCTTGAATTTTCAATCTTTTTGGATGAGCTCTTCATCTTGTTTGATTCCTTCTTTCTTAGGATTACCCATCATACCCTTAGAATTAGCTAGGCAAAGGGTTGCCTCCTATATTTGATTTCTTTGAACGATTTCTCGGGTTAGGGTTGTAATGTCTCTCCCTCTTGGATGAAAAATAGATTGCTAGTGGCTAATCAAGTTATCAGAGAGGTCTCAATTTATTTGTCATGATCTCAAAATTGCAATTAGGTAGAGTGAGAAGCCTCCCAACCATCCAACTTGTGCTAATAGGTTGCAAAATGGATCATAGGCATACCATCCATTCCTGAGGCTTTTAGCACATCTGGAACAAGTTCTTTTTAGTCTCTTCTTGGCTTGGGATCACTCAAGACGGTCATTGATAATTGGTTATGAGAGTTTGGACCCTTGGATTGAAAGAGCTTTTCAAAAATTTCCAGAACTTCTTCTGTAAACGGTATTCATGATCTAGTTACCATTTTTTGAAGAGTCAGATTGAATTCTTCTTCCGACCATTATTTTATAGATGGAAAAATTTGTTGTTACCATTTGTACACTTGGCTTTGGCCACCAATGAATCTCGATTCCTCTTTAAGTTGTTTATGCAGTTCTGCTTCAAGGGCTCTGCCTACCTTGCTGTTTTCTTATGGCGGATGCAAATTTTGCATAGACAACTTTGTCTTGCAAAATTTGATTCTTTCTTTGTAGTAACTAAATCTTGTGTGATTATTAACTTTGAGTGCCTTTTCATTGCTATATGCACGAGACCTAACATTATTTGAAACATGCATCATGTTTGCCTCCTTGCTATGACTTGCAAATAATAAACCTCATAATTGAAAAAAACATACATTCTCCAAAGACATGACACTGAGGCAGCCGCTGAAAGGTGGAGACCTCATTGATTATGGGAAGTCAGATGATTAAATCATTGGATGGAAGATTCACAGTGGCCACTTGTAGGAGAATGACTTATACCTAGAATTTGAGGTCAAGGGTTTGGTAACTCAATATTTAAAATTGATTCACATGGCCCATGTGGGTAACAAGAAGACACTAGTTTGCATAGCGGATGCTTTATCATTTGATGCATTTGATGTTGTTTGCTATGAGTGTGGTGCGAGGCTAGTGATTGGTTTGCTGCTGAAATAATTACAACATTAGTAATATACATATTGATACCTACCAAAATGCGACTAAATTATGCTCTTTGCAGTATAAAAATTGATATGACAGTTCCTACGGTCGTTATGCACCCAAACCTTTCGTTTACAAGTTCAACACCCAATTGCGAATGCACACATACTTAGTGTTGAGCAGTCTCTTTTAACATGGTGAGCTAACCCATTCAACAACATATCGGACATACGAGTGTTACGATTGAATTTGAtgattcttttatttgaaaacttCATTTACAAACTAAATTAAGCCATTCAACAAATCGGACATACAAGTGTTACGATTGAATTTGAtgattcttttatttgaaaacttCATTTACAAACTAAATTAAGATCTTTGATCACTGTTTGCTATCACTAAATTGCAATGAAATTACCCCTTTTAACTATTTATCTTTCGTTCTCTTTGTTcgataaattaaaatttctaacacTTGAAAATTAAGATTATCTTTAGAtaaagaatttttctcaaaaaagaaaataaaaaaagaaattcatttttaATATTGAATTTTCTCTTTACGAATCCTAATATACATGTACAAATTTGTTCACATAGGGTTAAAACTTTTacaaaatcaaatgttaatgatTTATAAAGTTCAAGTTTATTCatattcttttttgttttttctctgataattaaacataaaaaagAAAGAACTTGATCATCATagtccattttttaaaaaatattttccaaacgGGGTAAGAGCCCAGTACACAGGACTCTTCTTTTCCCATCCTCTGGGGTACCCCATTGATCCAAAGGGTCCCAGGATTCAATTATTAATTTTATGCCCACTGGTTGGCCCCATTGCCACTTCAAACCACAGCGTACATGCTACGCACAAAAGACGTCAAAACTACATAATGAATTTGGGAAGCGAACTGCTTGATCAACCAAAACAGGAAATGCTCCCAAGATTGCCATTTCCCGCCATACAACCCATCACCTcccccaaaaataatatatatcccCACTCCATGCCAAGACAACTTCTCATGTGCATATGCTATTTAATTACTTCATTAATTAGATCTTgctttcattttatatttttcattctctAAAGATGGTTTAAAGTTAAAGATAACATTCTCTGCCTTCTCCAATCCGGATGTTCAATTTGAATTTAGCACTGTATCAAATGGTATCAAAACCAAAGGTTAGGCCAAGTTATAGAATATGAAGTTAGTGCTAAACCAGCTTCTATTTTACActtttattttgagaaatatgTAGAAGGGATGACCGGAGCATAAATTTGGATTTGTGATTTAGTTATTGTCGAAGTTCATAGtttcatatataatttttaaattctcttatAGTGGGGCGTGACTTGAATTAAAGATCTCATGTGAAGGAAGGATCCCTCTTAAGTCTTCTTTAAAAATGAAGACACTATGATCATGTTTAGGGACACAAATTTCaggtcttgaatttgaatttttgaaaatttgtataaaattaaCACAATTTATATTGTATTTTGTACAAGTCTACACGACTTTCATTTAAAATCCAAACTTTCAAACTCGGAGTAAGgttaattttggattttgaggCTAAAAAGTGACCGATTaattgttttaaactatataagaaaaagaaaaatgctaTGGCTTGATGGAAATTGACTGCGTCCCTTGTCATTGTCTGATTTCCCATAGATGGTGAGAATTAATGAGGGAGCTGCAAAGCCCTTGAAGCATGGGAATGTGAATTTTTTTAATCTTTCATAAGCAAAATATCGTTAAAAAAGTCACTGGACACCAAAGATGCTCCATATATTTAACGCACGATTATTTCATGCCTGTAATTTCCATATAGCACCAACTTAATTCACATGGAGAAATACATTTCAAGAACCAACGACATTTGCGATTGCTAAAACTTGGTTTCTCATTGCTAGAAAAAGAATAGAGCGACGATGCATGTGGGGGTTTTGTGGTTGTGCACATGCTTGTTTATCCCAGTGCCATGGCCTCATATTTACACTCATCCTGCGTGTGCACGCTTGATGCTCTTGCTTTTCCTTCCAACACATGGAGATTGCTAGGCTTCTCACAGTTTTAATTCCTAAATATCTCGAAAATTTGAGCCTCCATCTATGATCTATGTATACTCTATATCTTTTTGAGTTACTTTtgatattaaaatttcaaaaaacatACTCATCTTGGATTTGGTGTTgcatgtaatacaaaattgtattgaaatttgtccaaatttaaattcaagattcGAAATCCATACTCCCATTTCCTCATATGTATGTATTATGTTAGagagctcatcctcaaaacctaggtgttaacgagagagagttaagaggatcATATACTGGCCTTGGAAGTGCTCACAGAGACAATGTGAGACTAGACGgacattaatactccccctcgagcccatgaggggaaatgaggcgaggagaAATCCAACCCATGGAGGAGCTAAGCAGCGAGGAGAAGTCTAACCTACGGAGGAGTCAAACAGCCCAATgcccaactctgataccatgttagagatgtcatcctcaaaacttaggtgttaaggagagagagttaagatgATCTTATATTGGCCTTAGAATTGCTCACAGAGACGATGTGAGATTGGACGGACATTAATATATTACATTTTTT
This region of Malania oleifera isolate guangnan ecotype guangnan chromosome 10, ASM2987363v1, whole genome shotgun sequence genomic DNA includes:
- the LOC131166427 gene encoding uncharacterized protein LOC131166427 isoform X3: MAENEVLIEVEAVQAVYGDDCLVLHQFPPHLHVHIKPRTADVSSQQFVEATLGIQAGPQEAVERLSLMNHPDGNCPLCLHHLVLDDDEDNILPFMKLMSCFHCFHSECIIRWWQWLQMEKVTDFRNSSPATIHPSRERKNSQDVPGIMEENVGNCPVCRKVFVTKDIEHVLELVGTCASKMSSSGNEVSDDEKLLQSDSEVFRRHKFETILRLQQENSGLIEPKRNEVLRPGMFLPESNTVPVTTLTGENHEQQHRGPTVSSETNLHGSSHMAGTSEHRNSGARKHRARYSRKPARQWIRKQNGTED